A stretch of the Panicum virgatum strain AP13 chromosome 9N, P.virgatum_v5, whole genome shotgun sequence genome encodes the following:
- the LOC120692242 gene encoding uncharacterized protein LOC120692242: MAGCDGAKSPASKEEEACVEKYGGIAPKKPLISKDHERAYFDSADWVLGKQAANSSTRAAVESLKPKLKRTPHHQLPPRKPTCASS, encoded by the exons ATGGCAGGCTGCGATGGAGCCAAGTCGCCGGCCTCCAAGGAGGAAGAG GCATGTGTTGAGAAGTACGGAGGAATTGCACCCAAGAAGCCTTTGATATCCAAG GACCACGAGCGCGCGTACTTCGATTCAGCAGACTGGGTGCTCGGCAAG CAAGCTGCAAATAGCAGCACACGGGCTGCTGTTGAGTCTCTGAAGCCCAAGCTGAAG CGAACGCCTCACCACCAGCTTCCCCCTCGCAAGCCGACCTGCGCTTCCAGCTGA